One Platichthys flesus chromosome 14, fPlaFle2.1, whole genome shotgun sequence genomic region harbors:
- the arl14 gene encoding ADP-ribosylation factor-like protein 14: MGLRGSKLPEVQVLLLGLDNAGKSTLLYKLKHHACVSTVPTIGFNVEMMEARKSGKNIALILWDVGGQRKMREHWRGFHQDAGAVVFVVDSSDRTRLEEARRELEKTLRSEQLTGRPLILFANKQDVNGALTVTEIKDRFHLGKMCHGRDWFVQPCSASTGVGVEEAFRRVIQLVKLPSEPGAMKDNIKDKVHYLRASSRH; the protein is encoded by the coding sequence ATGGGTCTTCGAGGATCCAAGCTACCCGAGGTCCAAGTTCTCCTGCTGGGCCTGGACAACGCCGGGAAGTCGACGCTCCTCTACAAACTGAAGCACCACGCGTGTGTCAGCACCGTCCCCACTATCGGCTTCAACGTGGAAATGATGGAGGCGAGAAAGAGTGGGAAGAACATCGCCCTGATCCTGTGGGATGTCGGTGGCCAGAGGAAGATGCGGGAGCACTGGAGGGGTTTCCACCAGGACGCAGGGGCTGTGGTGTTCGTCGTGGACAGCTCGGACAGGACGCGTCTGGAGGAGGCGCGCAGGGAGCTGGAAAAGACGCTGAGGAGCGAGCAGCTGACGGGACGCCCGCTCATTCTGTTCGCTAACAAACAGGACGTGAACGGAGCTCTGACCGTCACGGAAATCAAGGACAGGTTCCACCTGGGGAAGATGTGTCACGGGCGGGACTGGTTCGTCCAGCCTTGCTCGGCGTCCACGGGAGTTGGAGTCGAAGAGGCTTTCAGACGAGTGATCCAACTGGTCAAACTCCCATCAGAGCCCGGGGCGATGAAAGACAACATCAAGGATAAAGTGCACTACCTCAGAGCAAGCAGCAGAcattaa